atagaagtaacacttggaaagtcttacattttgtgaattgtgggctattaccttcctaacagcagctttacatttctgtcttttttgatgctcttgacctgcgcaacttgttttaaaagactttaaagggctatttcacgttatcttcaagcctgagtgcacatgtacgtatacctttcatcagtgaaagctgccactgttgataattccaaaaatcacaaattacttgtttcctagttggtgccttctcttttcttccacgttcgaccaatttatgcgtttgaaagagctgtttaagtttccccatgctacaagctttgtaacttgtaccaactgcacatatatgcaggttctctgagcgtcgcttcaagtagtgactgtgacatggctgcagaagctgcactgcaaggtgcggatgagcttcagtttgtgttattttaagcctcttactgatacattgtcgtaatttcatttcttcaggacctgcggtagaggcttcaaaaagcggctcccacacattgaggtgccccgatgaacagggtgcgttcagtgtcgcgatttctttttgttaccgaaattgactgttgaccaaacctctgcaggtggcagctcccttgtagctggtgaaagaatttccgctgacttcatcttgccggagaaaaccttaaccagtcattcagctgtcacaaaaggaacttgtgtgaccggtaagttgtatgttcacttcaacaccagagtggattgatatagagacttccgcaggccgctcgcaagattgttccgacagcactgtccgaggcactgaacaagcttcacaaaaccctccagaagacgtctccgccaacagctccacgcctgagtgccctagagaaaatggtgactatgcttttattgcagctgtttttaatgtgctattttatgtttaggacattctgaggaaactatcctcaaaaagacactacgtgtgcacttacaaaatgtaagggtgggctctcagtgatttttattttttttgtgcattgtcaacattgcgaatggtttgtttttaggtagtggaattgaaaactttgcaccacagaaagttgtgcaccttgggtctgaaagagcgaggaaagtgctcgtatgggattagttgttcttcgcttttacatccatttttttgtttattgcagtgcgttcctgtgtgccagcgacaatgtctccatcaatgaagtacaagcaaaccattaaacatctgcaagccaaagtagcagcacagtggaaaactatcaaaagactgcggagacagcctcaccaagcaccgtcatcgacttcaaaggaccttgaagttatccgaccgcacgtcaccgaggaggtttttaaacttctttctgcacatgttcgcttgaggcccaaacgcaagggcaagcggtttcccgtgtggttcaagaaattttctcttcacttaaacttccgaggtccgcgagcataccgatttctggctccatatttttctttgccctcccggcgttcattaaggaggtggccaG
The sequence above is drawn from the Rhipicephalus microplus isolate Deutch F79 chromosome 3, USDA_Rmic, whole genome shotgun sequence genome and encodes:
- the LOC142803939 gene encoding uncharacterized protein LOC142803939, with translation MPSGGPSYGSYCCVSWCFNNGRTHKKPGTSFFLIPRDGRMKAWMQYAGHDDLLSKPASLLYATYRNCSNHFTAQSFMDPGHTRLTRMAVPSVQPAAPCSLSVASSSDCDMAAEAALQGPAVEASKSGSHTLRCPDEQGGSSLVAGERISADFILPEKTLTSHSAVTKGTCVTGRSQDCSDSTVRGTEQASQNPPEDVSANSSTPECPRENVRSCVPATMSPSMKYKQTIKHLQAKVAAQWKTIKRLRRQPHQAPSSTSKDLEVIRPHVTEEVFKLLSAHVRLRPKRKGKRFPVWFKKFSLHLNFRGPRAYRFLAPYFSLPSRRSLRRWPANVEMTPGIIPGILSSIATNTQAWNERDRVCALVFDEIALKKNLYYDAARDVVQGFTDDGTHRTSTIADRALVFLLVGVSRKWVQPVAFTIGHTSTPSSVMHNLLVSLILELRSINIAVKAVQSFVTRAVQM